The Acidobacteriota bacterium genomic sequence CCGGGGATCCGCGCGCCAACCGAAGGCACTGGTGACGCAGGTATCGGCCAAGGGCGACACGGCCCGGAGGGTCACCGCCTCTTCGGACGGTGCCGCGGGCGCCGCGGGTGGTGCGGGCGTCGAGGGCCGAGAATCCAAACCGCGGGGCGCAGCCGGGGGCGCGGGAGGGGCCGACAGAGCTTCCGGCTGCGGCAGAGCGCTCGGCGCCGGCGGCGCCGCGGGCAGCGGCGGAGCTTCCGATAGCGGCACGGCCTCGGCCCGCGGCAGCACCGAAGGCGCCGCTACGGCGTCGGAAGCGGAAGGCACCGGTGCGGGCGCAGCCGGGGGCGCCGGCACCGGAGCCATCCTGGGAAGGGCTGGCGGCATCGCGATTTCCGGAACCGGCGGAGCGGCCAGCGCCTGACCAGGGTTCGGAGCGTTCGGAGCCGGCGGCGGATCCACCTCACCGGCGAAGCCCGCCATCGGTAGAAGCACCAGCGCCAGGAGCAGGCAAAGGAGCCCTCCCAGGAGGCCGGCGAAGGGACGAGTGCGGGGACGATCCAAGATGTGGTGCAAGCGCAAGGTGAGTCTCCTTTGGGGGTTGCCGCCCATACCCGGCGCCGGCGAGAGATCGGCGGAGGGCGACGTAGCGTGGTCGAGGCGAAGCACCGCCAGCAGGCTGGCGGCATAGGTTTTGGGGTCGAGATGTCCGCTGGACAGCACCAAGCCGTCCACCAGCCGCTCGCGGGCGTCGGTGGCGCGGGAGGCCGCCAGCCAGGCCAGCGGATGGAAGAAATAGAGAATTTGAACGACGTTCTGAAAAGCCAAACGCAGCACGTCATAGCGGCGGATGTGCGCCATCTCGTGGGCGACCACCGCCTCGACGGCGGCCGGTTCGCCGGCTCCAGGTTCGGCCACCAGCGCCTCCGGCAGGTAGATCACCGGCCGGAGGACGCCGAGGGTGCACGGTGGACCGCCGGCACCCACCACCAGACGCACCGTCCGGCGTACCCGCAACCGCTGCCGCCAGTGCGCGACAACCTCCCTCAAAGCTCCCTCTCGGACCTCCCGGCCGCGCTGAATGCGGCGGCGAAGGGCCCGCCGACGCAGGACCAACAGCACCGAGGTACCGAAGGCGCCGGCGCCCCACAACAGGCACAGCCCGGCACTCCAGAGAGATCCATTTGCGCGAGCGGGCCCGCCGACGGGGATCGGCAAAGGGTGCGCAGGCGGCAAGGGCGTCGCAGAATCGGCGGCGACGCCGAAGACCTCGGCTTCGGAAACGGGCGCAATCCCCCCCAGCGAAGCCGGCGGAGCCGTCCAGGACGGAATCGCGATCCAGGACTCGACGGCGGTTCTCGCGCTCCACGGCGAGGCTAGGTCGACGGGCATCAGCAGGCGGATGAGCACCAGACTCCACAGACCCGCCTGGACGGCCGGCGGGGCGGACCGCCACAACCGCAGAATCGCCGCCACCGCGAGGAACACCACCGCCGCGTAGACGGCCTGGGTGAACCCGTTGGTCAACCACCGTTCGCCCCAGTGCTCTCCCCAGGCCAACCAGCTCATCGCGCCGTCTCCTCGGTTTCGAGCAGCCGGGAGAGTTCGTCGATCTCCTCGGCGGTGAGGGCGTTGCCGCGGGCAAACAGCGGCACGACGGCCGCCGCATCGAGGCCTAGGACCTTGTCGGCGAAGTCGCGCACCCGCCGCGCCAGGCCGCGCGGCCGGCTGATGGCCGGCTCAAACAGCCACATGCGATGAAAGCTCACCTTGTCGACCAGGCCTTTCTTGACCATGCGGTCGAGCACCGTGCGGGTAGTCGAATAGGCCCAATCGTGGGTGTCGGCGAGAGCCTCGTGAACCTCCCGGGCACTGCGGCGGCCGTCGGCCCACAGCACCGACAGCACGTCGAGTTCCGAAGCGGCGAGGTCCGGCA encodes the following:
- a CDS encoding peptidoglycan DD-metalloendopeptidase family protein, which gives rise to MSWLAWGEHWGERWLTNGFTQAVYAAVVFLAVAAILRLWRSAPPAVQAGLWSLVLIRLLMPVDLASPWSARTAVESWIAIPSWTAPPASLGGIAPVSEAEVFGVAADSATPLPPAHPLPIPVGGPARANGSLWSAGLCLLWGAGAFGTSVLLVLRRRALRRRIQRGREVREGALREVVAHWRQRLRVRRTVRLVVGAGGPPCTLGVLRPVIYLPEALVAEPGAGEPAAVEAVVAHEMAHIRRYDVLRLAFQNVVQILYFFHPLAWLAASRATDARERLVDGLVLSSGHLDPKTYAASLLAVLRLDHATSPSADLSPAPGMGGNPQRRLTLRLHHILDRPRTRPFAGLLGGLLCLLLALVLLPMAGFAGEVDPPPAPNAPNPGQALAAPPVPEIAMPPALPRMAPVPAPPAAPAPVPSASDAVAAPSVLPRAEAVPLSEAPPLPAAPPAPSALPQPEALSAPPAPPAAPRGLDSRPSTPAPPAAPAAPSEEAVTLRAVSPLADTCVTSAFGWRADPRSGGARQHQGVDLKAPRGTEVRATADGRVVVAEREYGEDGAWGLTVVIDHGEGVESVYAHLDTKTVLSGETVEAGQVIGTVGDSGWATGVHLHFGMRNGNSWIDPFGLMASPGPC
- a CDS encoding BlaI/MecI/CopY family transcriptional regulator, whose protein sequence is MTEELSRDRRLDGLPDLAASELDVLSVLWADGRRSAREVHEALADTHDWAYSTTRTVLDRMVKKGLVDKVSFHRMWLFEPAISRPRGLARRVRDFADKVLGLDAAAVVPLFARGNALTAEEIDELSRLLETEETAR